The following DNA comes from Nicotiana sylvestris chromosome 10, ASM39365v2, whole genome shotgun sequence.
ggaaatttaatctttaagttattcacaatatGGACATctaatgtagcatccaatgtagtatccaaagtagtatccaatgtacaaactattcataacactgtGGACATTATTGAAATAATAATTGAATTGTTGTTTGGGTCTTTTCCACAAGTCTTCACTCTACTGCTCATGCtttcatatattttttgattAATAAAGCCTAAGTGGTCACAGAAACATAAAATTCTATTGAACATCTACACTCAGAGAAAGAGAAATGTCTTATGCTGCTATGTCTTCACTTATGCATACACTGGAGCGTCTCTTGCAGTCTAAATCACCTTTGATTTATAGAAGCTGtatacaacaacaacatgttGAATCTGCTTTACAAAGTCTTTCTGCTCTTCAAGTTTTTCTTGAGGATACTTCAAAGGAAATCAAAGATATTGAAACTTTGAAGATTATAGAAAAAAGGATCAGAGATATAGTCTacaaagaagaagagagagttgATTCAACCCTTAGAATAATCATTCTAGAAGATCAACAGAAACGAGAACAAGCTTGTAAATCCTTCAATGAGGAATTGCAAAAAGTGCAAAAAGAAGTTGATTCTCTAAGGAAAGAATTGATGGAGATTGAGTTTATCGAGCATGGAAGCAAATCTGCAGAAGCAAGTACTTCTACCTCATCAAAAAGGTATGCAACCGAGCAACATACTGTTGTCGGGATGAAGGATGACTTCAACACCATACTAGATCGTCTCACTGCCCAAACAGATGAGCTAACTGTCATACCTGTTGGTATGGGCGGTATAGGTAAGACAACTCTTGCTAGAAAAGTTTATGATGATTCAACAATCCGTTATAGATTTGATAAACATGCATGGGTAACTATCTCTGAAGTTTATAATGAGAGACAAATGCTTCTTGAACTTGTCTCTTCAATTAGCCAGGGTAGGACTGATAAAAGTAATCAGAAAATGAGCAATGATCAACTAGCGGAGATTGTGTATAGAGGTGTGATTGGTATCCATAAACAGTGAGTTAATTACTGAAAATATACAGattaaaataactaaaaaatcaaggaaaataaggaagaaactaaagaaactatacctagaatatgaatacttaagtattacaaaaataaacaaagctaggtTGTCTTAATTAAttgatataatatctaaaacagaatataaatatatttgccatcttaaaaataaaagatgaataaagaagaattcgcactagaagagaaaacatatgaaaatccagaaggattaaaaataacaataatattttccaacttaggaagaagatacaagaaaataggaaataacctgaacttaatgttagaaaaagaaactgtaaaactagaagATAGTTTAACCGCAacggttagaataacaaaagaaaacgaagaaatagatagaaaccgagaaattaaagaaatacaacagcaagctaaagaaaaaatactgcatcttctctacccactactagagccattcctatgttatcaacaccttcgtcggttgcaGTAGCATTTATGACGAAagccttttcctctacagataaatgattatcccaccagccacgaagttggccagtaaatcctgcaataatcattttgcaaatagttctatctgtatttttaacacttttacagatagtcgaatacataagcattctgtgtacgagaatggttaattgtctatcagttagaccatcaagattccattcataaatttcggaaccgttataagacgtattagtctgattccaatctcgttcctcaatcaacacatcttgaggagtaggacgaggataataataggtctgcattcttggtttatcagcatacctatgattttgtttaacaatccctttgagtttattaaactctgaccaagtctcagttttataatcagaaacggtctccattttatcagcaaatttttttgataaatcaataggtctaatatttaaaccagaaagctttttatctaaaagctgagctaagtcatcaagagatttaaatttaaaatcctgaatctcaggaggtctttgaatatgagtaagaatgttttgatcaactgttttacttcctgaagtggaggcaatatcagttggtcctttcttagtacccatttcttttattaaaatagtcaaatcatcaagttttttatcaagagaaccaatatgttctcctaaaattttaacatataaacccaaataattgttttgagaaatcaatttattaatttctgcaatactaatagctgccacattatcatcaataaatttttgaaaggcagtgaaagtaataccagtattattaggtaaaataaagggagcctgaggcggataaattgctttagtaatattaccactcccgtctttataagatctttctaatacctttatataaagaggtaaataagttgttataaaccaaggaacaaaatacataatttgattatgtaaggcacaagtttcataaaattcttgagatatattactcaaatcctctttactataagtatcaaaaaaccatgttttaaactggttccatttttcactaaaaaattctttttgaatgtaaatacgggcccgagaaccggggctaaaatcaatttggtgtggaatcattaaatattattggggtcgaaatccatctcggataaagaaggaatatccttatctgaaatattgtcattatcttgaacaatatttgtttgagggttaatcttaaccctttcaacccttttaaccttttgatcaggcttatcactagcaatagtgtgtaaagaagccgcacgattgcgggctggaccgtaaactggttcaacaggggaaatatgttgaatagcaggtagaagtctatgattagaaaatgaatgtctattataaacagtagacttatcatcaaattgaatacaaatcctaccatccggattttgagtaacatgtgaaaattcagtatttgacaagtcgttagtaatctgacttgtgGATATGACTgaatttaaagtccatgtagttggaaaattaatttcctcccacCTGATAGGTCTCCTTgtggtgaccttggactttgcaaaattggtttcgaccaatatggtctgatccgatgtatcgtataacttacatctaggatttaaagtagataacaatttgaaataaatcctataggatagacatataagttcagaaccagacgcataattataaccatgcgttttcacatttaaagtcaaagcatcaagaatattagcatcagaaagagataattgcagattgggttgagtattaaaatataccgGACCATAGGTcactgtagattctatcgaacccattagagactgtctgaaattcagatttctagcatctctaagagctgctaaaaaggtctctggtaatcctttaagggttaaaggtttaaatgcaatttgaaccataccaatatgcacataatggtaatgatgtttatataaatctatatcatgcttgtttaacaaacgaatagtctgttcagacgaatttaatgctaaagactgttcagtcgtttttatcaattgtttagaagaaagtttatcaaaccaaccataatcataaatggtttttatagaaactttaggaattgtccatttatttaataaatcaaggttttgaggtatatctacctcttcaagtctagtacttttagtacttgtttctcccagatccattccaaaagcttcatatctatgttgaatctttcatatctattacacatttaccatgaaaattcctaggctctgataccattttacaccaggatctaggtaggcgggcggtagtccgcacggccatccagatctagctgctttagtacactttaaaggttggcggtagtccgcacgaccaataaggattcgaaatatacggaaattctattatagtttaatgactgtatggaaggatctatatccttttacccaagcaaggggcctgtctaagcccgatacatactcttactgagcccatgtgtctagcagttctaactgtgaaagaggtagcccttttgacaacttcagcgggctttaatgtcacagctggctagacgtagccactaaggcaaagccaataagagtagtaccagaaccgactgtaccaccatcttggaaccaaatcaagaaactatattaaaatttctttatattttgaaagagtctggattcttcatggttaatatgcaagagaaattagttcttcaacatagatatgaatccgtttagccggacatagtcacggctggggAGAAAGactaaaattactaaaaataaaaatatgtaccttgtaggccgagaagcaaggccctgaagatgcaCTTCAAAATTTTTATTAATACTTCAACTGATTTACAAACTATAAACTAAATGTTTACAAAGggggttggttgagagagagaggagagagaaagtaGAGAGATGGGGGAGTTCCGGCCTtccttcttcaaatgaagaaACATCCTTATATAACcaaaaaaaagaatcttgaatagtaaaatgggtcccacatctgggtccctacacagtgtttttactgtagataaacagtgtttctactgtggatgaacagtgtatctactgtttaagtgggtcctggcggctgataagctgtcaagtcttctttttgtccaaattgtgcatttgttggaggaattcttccaccttgtcgatatctctgtcagataatatcatttctggctgtataggttgtgtatcttctacgaggtcatcaccactcgttTCACTTCTCATCGAAGTGTCTGATTTTTCGCACTGATCtagtgattggagcagatttcttttcaatccttctaagtattgatttatcaaatcaattttatctccgtcttggattgatattctccgagcaatatgtttaacagtgctttcttctaTTATCCTCTTTTGAGGGGCCGTTACATATAAATGGACTTGTGTTTTGatagaatctaataattcttgtccatataatgtctttgttttgggatcagtcttcatcaatttgtcccaaaaattattgtagaataccctatataaacaaggtatttgttcttccgtataacctaattccggagtccatttatggatccaggggattgaaaattcaataaaaaagtagatttgatcaattttttctaggtagcagatatgatctgcgtgatataaatctgttaagaacggcgaagcttttgtccattctttgtataactttagAAATGGTTCGGGCAAAATCTTGGtagtaggaccgtggtatgaccaccagtttaaaaaccagttagggataggtcctgtaaatacctttgcgcatactttgataaaccaagtatgcttatgtctctcattgttataataaagcaccctatcaaatgcttgaatataatcccaataagtgaaattcataggtgatttattaaggcttatctgcctttctttcattgttgaaataccccattcttcaacagatataatctgtttgataatgacttttgaaaagttataaacattttcattcgtgttataacccgaaaagtgctggaattctgcactacctgtactgatcaggatagtttcataataggtgcgggttttatatgattcccctggatagtataatccattaatcagatatctctgaaatattttccacggttcttcttttctctgaatctcagagttttcaaggagaaatatcatttctctctttggtaacttttcatatgacttgatatcgtcattgtcttcctctttagcaattgaagcaaaagtatcactttgctttttggatgctaaataagcctgcaAATGTCCATATAACGgactatcttctggaatatcttccagatgtatagaatgtcctgaggattctcctgtatgcggcacctttgagtttatcaaactcttttttcctctttgtattactgggGAGTTTGATGAGGATCCAtatgacgatccctgagaataagtcctactaggggaagatcttcccctacctctgcaaCAGAtagaagtaaaaaacactaaaataacagaattagaaaaagaattggAAATGCTAAAACAACTATATAATAATagactaaaagaaaaagaaaaaacgtaaagaagaagaacaagagctAAGActgacaaatgagatagaaaaatTTAAAATACAGTTAGAAGAGGTACAGGATAATCCACCAAATATAAGCATAAATGAAATAAATAACCAAAGTGATGACGACAAAGATCTAGTAGAAAACTATTCGGAAACAAGTGAAACGTACACAAAACTtatagaaaaaatagaaaagataaaaataaacccagaaataaatataGGAGATATGGCCGAGGATAAACCAAGCACATCAGGAGTAAAAAATTCAAGACaactaaacccaacctattacagagtaagttatgattcaTATGATAGAAGCacaacattatgggataaaaggctaaataggaaatggacaccaagacagataactgaacaatgtaattttttagatctagattgtgtcgcagatataaataaaacaatccaaTTATGAATAGGGTACATCtccaaacaactaatagataataaaattgcAATAgctgaaacaccaggatatatagaaagaacacttATAGGAACGGTAAaactatggttacaaaatttatcaagtgaaagcttagatacattaagaagtaataaaaaacttgatggtACAGCtgcaacaacagttacagatatattgaataaatatgaaatagcaataagaaatgaatttagtagtatgacaacagaagtagaagaacaaaataaagaaaagactacaaatagaaatttaatgacaaaattagcaatatataatatgtgttatatagatgaatatacttgtgcatttagagactattattataaaggaacatttagtccggatgaaagtaaagagataagaaaattatattttacaaaattaccagaaccctttagctcgaaaataataaaaaattggaatgAAGCAGAACTAGCAGATACTCTAGGAGCTcgaataaaatttctacaaaactgatttatagaattatgtgaaaaatataaagaaaatatcaaaatggataaaatattagtaaaatatttggcatgttgcaaaagtagaatagcaccccaatttgtctgcacagataaatattacaaaaaaaaagaaggaaagaaaaagaaatataaatcaaaatattcaaaatataagtATAAGAAACCAAGAgaaagatattatgtaaaaaattacaaacataaaaaatcatatagaaaaaagaaaagactAACGGAATGTACTTGTTacaattgtggaaagctaggacacttagctaaAGATTGCAGATTACCAAAAaatccaaagaagaaacaaattaccgaaataatgATAgacaatgataaatatacacaaatagaatatgtagattatgaattagacagtgaagacagcatatatgagatatcagaaaacgagttctcagaaaatgaaaaggatataaataataatgaaatagaagaatcagatgaagaaaattatgactgaaaaagatatacaaattatacaacaagaagaacaccaagatgaacaatcttcagaacaaaaaataatatttgacgctaatatatttgaacaaataaaaggaaaagaattggatctaagcatagacaaaatattagaagtaccaacaataaagaattggtttaaaagacagaaagaagaatactatgtagtaagccaaagagaacatataatagattgtaaatacatcaaaggtaaagcacaaataccaattttaaataaaaaactactaaataaagaaatacaagatataaaagcaaaaaccCCGATAAAATACGTACATCTAGGAGGAACAGAGATACTAATAAAGGAATGTTTTagagaaggaatagatacccctatagagatatacttggcagatgatagaattgtacaacctatagaaaaaaGTATAATAAGTgcagtaagaggtaacttaatataccaaaaatttaaattcataGTAAGTGCCAACTATTCAGTAgcaatagatgataaaaatatagataaatcattagtgctatattggaaaatgtctggaatagaactagcaccaggaagtaaaatattcacagcaagatgtaaaaatctatatgtcttaacaacgaAACATaaaataacagctaaaaataaaataacaacaacaacaacaacaacaacgacccagtataatcccacaagtggggtctgggagggtaatatgtacgcagaccttacccctaccccgaagggtagagaggctgtttccaggagactctcggctcaaaaaagcaataggggatgatatattagtaccataaaaatgcgtaataaaaataacaacaatatataagagatatgaaatatgaaatacaggatacgaaatacgaaatagatggctggtatagtacaactagaaggtacgGCCCTGCATccatagacgaccaatgacattcctagtctaactcctaactagatagtctccctctattgtgctgtagaaatattcacactctcccctaacctacaaccttaatgctcgacctccataattccctatcaagggccatgtcctcagtaatcctaagtcgcgccatgtcctgtctgatcacctctccccaatacttcttaggtctccctctacctctccgcgtgcccactacagccagtcgctcacacctcctcaccggtgcatcagtgctcctcctctgaatgtgcccaaaccatctgagtcttacttcccgcatcttgtcctccatgggggccacacccaccttctctcgaatatcagcattcctaatcttatccatccttgtatgcccgcacatccacctcaacatcctcatctctgttactttcatcttctgggtgtgtgagttctttaccggccaacattcagttccatacaacatggcaggcctaaccactgctctataaaacttaccttttagtaacggtggcactttcttgtcacacaagactcccgacgctaacctccacttcatccaccccacccctatacggtgtgtgacatcctcgtcaatctccccgatcccctgaataaccgatccaaggtacttgaaactacctttcttgggaatgacttgagagtcaagcctcacttcaactcccgcttccgtcggctcaactccaaatttgcactcgaggtattccgtcttcgtcctactcaacttgaaacctttagactcaagagcatgtctccaaatctctagcctctcgttgacgccgcctcttgtctcgtcaattagaataatgtcatcagcaaatagcatgcaccatggaacctccccttgaatatgatgagtcagtgcatccatcactagaaaatccattcgaaaggtagtatcagttatagacaacaatgattatagTTATAAGGAAATGGATATAgaagaagatttagaaatagtaaaagaaagattaagcatgTCAAAACGaacaaataatgaaatgccagaaacgtcatcaagaataagtacatcaagaagtacatcaagaagaataGATTATataactccacaaaaattaatagaacaaaaaatagaagaaataaacccacaccattattatataacaggaataatggaccaaagaaaatatttaatattaataaatacagggtaggaagagaattatgttataagagaactaataccagaacaagagatagtgaCAATAGAACAGCAAAATTCAGAATTACCAAAAGcattaagaaaaaacgaagaaacaactgaaaaagaattaattataggaggaataccaatattaataaattttaaaatatatcaaggagataaaaacattacactaggaataaaatggttagaaaaagtcaaaccatataagttagaag
Coding sequences within:
- the LOC104233937 gene encoding putative disease resistance RPP13-like protein 2 isoform X3, giving the protein MSYAAMSSLMHTLERLLQSKSPLIYRSCIQQQHVESALQSLSALQVFLEDTSKEIKDIETLKIIEKRIRDIVYKEEERVDSTLRIIILEDQQKREQACKSFNEELQKVQKEVDSLRKELMEIEFIEHGSKSAEASTSTSSKRYATEQHTVVGMKDDFNTILDRLTAQTDELTVIPVGMGGIDKEIWVSKLIKLWIAELFVRARSNKRLEMVAEEYLEELIDRSLILAGRRRANGRMKTCKIHDLLRQLCIREAQMENFVHVLSDSDHISSESLKYQRRAMLSHGRTKHFLISSI